One window of the Halococcus agarilyticus genome contains the following:
- a CDS encoding FUN14 domain-containing protein: MGFETALGNLGTAFGGSALAGGVTGFAAKKLAKIAVAIVGLQLAVVTYLDHQGVLDVQWQALDHALAGAQQHLQTVPPWLTALGTTLPVGAGFVGGFFLGFRRA; encoded by the coding sequence TTCGAAACCGCGCTCGGCAATCTCGGCACGGCGTTCGGCGGGAGCGCGCTCGCGGGCGGTGTCACCGGGTTCGCCGCGAAGAAGCTGGCCAAGATCGCCGTCGCGATCGTCGGACTACAGCTGGCGGTGGTCACGTATCTCGACCACCAGGGCGTCCTCGACGTCCAGTGGCAGGCACTCGACCACGCGCTCGCGGGCGCACAGCAGCACCTCCAGACGGTTCCGCCGTGGCTCACGGCGCTCGGCACGACGCTGCCCGTCGGGGCGGGGTTCGTCGGGGGGTTCTTCCTCGGGTTCAGGCGGGCCTGA
- a CDS encoding nitrilase-related carbon-nitrogen hydrolase, translating into MRVARIASWPTNTHGIVVASPQRVRGNTYLGRTSASIMPAETFTLAAAQVEPVYHDKEATLDRTCEWIERAGREGADLVVFPETYFPGYPYWRGSVSIPRWTDLVVELQKNSFHVEDEAMAGRYELSPADVEAIAAEHEVPIETVEAVVDAVHDL; encoded by the coding sequence ATGCGGGTGGCCCGTATCGCGTCGTGGCCGACGAACACCCACGGGATCGTCGTGGCGTCGCCGCAGCGCGTGCGGGGAAACACCTACCTCGGTCGGACGAGTGCCTCGATCATGCCGGCAGAGACGTTCACGCTCGCGGCGGCACAGGTCGAGCCAGTGTATCACGACAAGGAAGCGACCCTCGACAGGACGTGCGAGTGGATCGAGCGAGCCGGTCGCGAGGGCGCGGATCTCGTGGTGTTCCCCGAGACGTACTTCCCCGGCTACCCGTACTGGCGCGGCAGCGTCTCGATCCCGCGCTGGACCGATCTCGTGGTCGAACTCCAGAAGAACAGCTTCCACGTCGAGGACGAGGCGATGGCGGGGAGATACGAGCTATCGCCCGCCGATGTCGAAGCGATCGCAGCCGAACACGAGGTCCCGATCGAGACCGTGGAAGCGGTCGTCGATGCAGTCCACGACCTCTAA